DNA from Argopecten irradians isolate NY unplaced genomic scaffold, Ai_NY scaffold_0677, whole genome shotgun sequence:
ACCTCATGTAATGTGAAGATGTCACAATACAATTCACATAAAATTTTGTGCCACTTTGGCGCCCACTTGCCTGACTTTTATAGCAAAATAGTACCTTGTGTGTGTAGCCGAATCAGAATCCATTTTATTTACCTGGATCGTTGGTCTACTTGATAAGACCATTGTCGTCTAGGAATCAACCTTTGCTTTTGACTTTCTGTCGTGTAGATTTTCATCGAGTTAGCGCATGTCCCGATGTAATCAAAATTCAATTCCTTCATTCAATTTTAGATCTTCCGATCTTATATGAATAATTAAGTCCTGTGTTTCCGTTTCAAAAAACTATTGTACAAACACGTTGATAAGTCATGTACAAACCGATATTTACAGAAATTGATATAATATGACTTCCGGTGAAATAAAGTTCTCTTCACATGTGCACAACAATAGAGAGGTTAAGAATCTAAACTTGTACGTGTACGTGTACGTGTACGTGTAGCTACACGTACAACGTACACGTATAGTTCAGCGAAGAAAAATGACGTTAAATATATAACAACGTGTACGTGTACGTGTAAAGAAAACATACATATTCTACGACGTTGATTGGTTAAAATAACGTCCAATTATATGTCACTTTATTTCCTGACTTGTCGTCTGATCTGATATTGAAAATGGCGGACATTTGTTCTCTAGCTGCTATCACTGAAGATGACGAGCTGCTACTTCTATCAACGATTCGAAAAGCAGAAGATGTGAGCATGCCGAAATTTAGTCTCGAAGACCTCACAGACGAGCAATGTTTGAATTTGTTTAGATTTTCAAAGGATGATCTTTACATCGTATGCCAAGCCTTAAATATTCCAATGAAAATAACATGCAGTAATGGTACAGTGTGTACCGGTCTTGAAGGCTTTTGCATCCTTCTAAGACGTCTTTCATATCCTTGTCGTCTTGAAGATCTTCGGCCACTTTTTGGAAGGTCAGCCGCTGAACTATCTTACATATTTAACGAGGTTCTTGACTATGTGCATAACGTCCACGGACATTTATTGGAAAATTTAAACAGACCTTGGCTATCCATTCAGAATCTAGAACAGTTTGCAGCATCAATACAGCGCCGGGATGGACCTTTACACAACTGTTGGGGGTTTATTGACGGAACGGTACGGCCAATTTGTAGACCACAGAAGCAACAAAAGCTTGTCTTCAATGGCCATAAGAGAGTTCACTCTTTGAAATTCCAAAGCATCGTTACCCCAAACGGTATTGTAGCTCATTTGTTTGGACCAATGGAGGGGCGGCGTCACGATGCTGCATTATTCAGAGAAAGTAGCGTAGAAATGCAAATGCGTCGACACATGACCACCCGTCAAGGCAACACCTTTGTGGTTTATGGGGACCCAGCTTACCCTCTTACACCACACATAATCACGCCATATAGAAATGGTGTCTTGTCAGCAAATCAAATGCTTTTTAACAAGAAAATGTCTGCTGTCCGGATATGTGTTGAATGGAATTTCGGGAAGGTACTCTCGTTGTTTGCATTTCTTGACTATAAGAAAAATCAAAAACTGTATCTCCAGCCTGTAGGAAAGTACTACAAGGTAGCCACGCTGCTTACAAATTGCCATACCTGTCTCTATGGAAGCGAGACTAGCTCTTTCTTCGGACTTGACCCACCATCTCTTGTATCATATTTGAAcgaataagtacatgtaaagtTGTGACCACTGAATTTTTCATCCAAAGAATCAATTTCAATCTTCTATGTGTATgtcagtgtatacatgtactatgatactgatcagataaactagTGCGCGCTGACAAATTTTATCGAGGTATACCTATGCATATTTGAATGATCACTTACGTAATAAAGACTATCATTCTTTTGATGAAGTTCATAGTCTTTTGGGTCTAATACAACGCATGATAATATATGGGTGATCgtgtggtgtagtggttaaaccactcgcctttcacctagtcGGCCGTGGTTCGGTCCCTGGCACGGACGTGAACAGGTTACCCACACGATCAGCTGGGTTTTCTCCTGACACTCCGGTTTCCTCAAACTCTAAGACCTTTGCTTGACACttgctataaagaccatctccATATCAAGATcccttgtctataaaggacactcaTAAACCCCAACTGGTGTAAATTATAGCTATTTAATTGGCCTCTGTAGAAagggcacctgtctataaaggccattTTGCTGTGTCCCTTTAACCGATTATAGACAGTTTGGActgtatcaaaatcaaaattcatCGTTTAAAATGAATGCacatataaatcaataaatcgATATAGCCAAAGTCgcagtatatatatcatactttTTATGTCATTGAATTTATATACATAGACAGTTGTTAATAAGACCGAAAaggtttttattcattttgataGACATTTTCTCAACAGTTCAAAcatcagatttttttcttccttCTCAATAGCAAGTCGCTGGCTCCTCTCTTCTTTTTCTAATTCGAACCTCTCACGTTGAAGTTTAACTTCCTCTTTTCTTATCTCCAGTTCCTCCTTCTTCATATCCCGTTCTCCCTCTGCCTTTTCTCTTAAATACTCTATAACTCCCTGGTCCTTTTTCTTTCTAGGAGTTGGAATTTCTGCTCCATTTTCTataaatgatttgatttaaacatattttatttgcaccTTATATACAAATCGGATTAGACATGAATATAgatgaataaatgaaaatagATGCATAGAAAATAGAAGTAcacatacatattacatactTATAGATTAAAGTTATAAGCATTTGATATTGGCAATCCAATTGACCTTTAATCAAGTCACTTTTTACTTTTACCAGTTTGAATGATTAGTAAACTACAACACCAAAGATTAAATGCTAATGATATCACACTAAACGGGAGTGATGACATTATAATCATACGTACCAGTACTTTGGATGGCCTAAGACACTCCATTGCTCTTTTCCGTACTTCTTTGGCTTTTACTTCCCTTTCCTTTTCTTTTCTGTCTTCGTCTTTTCTCAGCTTTTCTGCTTCCTCCTTAAGTTAATGTTGGTAAGGCCCAAAGTTTCAGTCTTTCGTATATAGAGGTTTCACGGAGTCCATGCACTTGTTTTGATGCACGTCTTTGTACATTTTCTAACTcaattaaatatcttttttcAGAAATTTGGTTCAAAACTGTTACTGAATATATCCAGTTTGTGGTCCGTATTAGGCAGACTATATAGAGTGGAAGAAACAATATCCTTGTCCAAAATCTTGAATGGATCTCTTTATAATTCCACATTAGCTATTTGCCTTTTCACAACAATTTGCTACATGTAGATTAAACTTAAGTTTCTGTGTCGAAAAGTAACTCCAAGGTCTTTCTCATATTTGTCGTAAGGAAATTTGTTGTATGGCAACATCTTCTTCTCGCATGACATAACTCAAAGTTGGATTTCTTTGTCCAAAATGTATGCTTTTACACTTAGATGAATTCAAACTTCAATGCCATAGTGTTTGACCATTCGACTTAATTTTGTCCAgaaatcatattatatttttttcaggaaaTCTTCAGTTGGTTTAGCATGGATCCGCGCCGCAGTAATTTTCTGTTTCATCCGACatagtttttatgattttcaaaGTATAAGCGATTGTGGCAGGGTTTTTATATATACGATTGAAGAGGATAGGTATCCAGAACAACTACCTTTGAGGAACACTACTATCTTCTCATACCAGTCAAAATGTATTTCGGAATTGGACTACCACTCTATTGACTTCTCTCTTTTAAAGCATTTTGAAATCAACCATAGTCACAATTTTCCCCTCGTACTCCAACATTTATTAGCTTTTTTATCAGACGCTTATGCGGCACTGAGTCAAATCTTTTTTAATAGTTCCATATATATCACAACCAAATTTCCGACACTCGTTAAGCTTTTTAGTATTTTCATCAATTGACTTTCAAGAAGTTGACGTGTTGTAAGTTTTCCTTTGATGGAAGCCGAATTGCTCGTCCACGTATAATATTATTCCTATATAGATGACCCATCATATTGTCTCTTAAGAATAGATTACCAAACATTTTACAGATGATGCTGGTCAAAACTAACAGGTCTGTAGTTTTCTGCTTTccttttatttcctttttttaaaGGATTGGTGGTTATATTTGcctctttcccattctgatggTAGAACTCCTTCTTGTAGTGATTTATTAAAGATTTATTGATGTGGGGAGACTAATACATTGGTTAGTTTCTTTAGGGGATTTAGATGCATCTAATTTTGAAATAGCTTTTTAAACACTTCTTCTGTTGTAACTTGAATGTCCCAGAAGTTCTGACTGTAAGATTAACTGCAGTTGGTGTAGGTTATGATGTTTAGGTCTTCTTTCGTAAAACACACATTTGCGAAAACATTTGTTTAGATCTTTGGATTTACCTTCATCCTCAGTTTTCTATTTTAAAACCAAAACCCCCCAAATTT
Protein-coding regions in this window:
- the LOC138313443 gene encoding uncharacterized protein; this translates as MADICSLAAITEDDELLLLSTIRKAEDVSMPKFSLEDLTDEQCLNLFRFSKDDLYIVCQALNIPMKITCSNGTVCTGLEGFCILLRRLSYPCRLEDLRPLFGRSAAELSYIFNEVLDYVHNVHGHLLENLNRPWLSIQNLEQFAASIQRRDGPLHNCWGFIDGTVRPICRPQKQQKLVFNGHKRVHSLKFQSIVTPNGIVAHLFGPMEGRRHDAALFRESSVEMQMRRHMTTRQGNTFVVYGDPAYPLTPHIITPYRNGVLSANQMLFNKKMSAVRICVEWNFGKVLSLFAFLDYKKNQKLYLQPVGKYYKVATLLTNCHTCLYGSETSSFFGLDPPSLVSYLNE
- the LOC138313442 gene encoding uncharacterized protein; this encodes LKEEAEKLRKDEDRKEKEREVKAKEVRKRAMECLRPSKVLVPEIPTPRKKKDQGVIEYLREKAEGERDMKKEELEIRKEEVKLQRERFELEKEERSQRLAIEKEEKNLMFELLRKCLSK